The Mastomys coucha isolate ucsf_1 unplaced genomic scaffold, UCSF_Mcou_1 pScaffold14, whole genome shotgun sequence genome window below encodes:
- the Neu4 gene encoding sialidase-4 produces the protein MGPSHVPRRTVLFQRERTGLTYRVPALLCVPPRPTLLAFAEQRLSPDDSHAHRLVLRRGTLTRGSVRWGALSVLETAVLEEHRSMNPCPVLDEHSGTIFLFFIAVLGHTPEAVQIATGKNAARLCCVTSCDAGLTWGSVRDLTEEAIGAALQDWATFAVGPGHGVQLRSGRLLVPAYTYHVDRRECFGRICWTSPHSLAFYSDDHGISWHCGGLVPNLRSGECQLAAVDGDFLYCNARSPLGNRVQALSADEGTSFLPGELVPTLAETARGCQGSIVGFPAPPSIGPQDDRWPASPRNTPHSPHFDHRVQESSGEGARSLVEGWVPRLPLCYPQSRGPENNGLEIGPDGDKTSWTPELPMSSSVLQSPTWLLYSHPAGRRTRLHMGIYLSRSPLDPHSWTEPWVIYEGPSGYSDLAFLGPVPGASLAFACLFESGTRASYEDISFCLFSLADVLENVPTGLETPSLRDKPQGHCWPS, from the exons ATGGGGCCCTCGCATGTTCCCAGGAGAACcgtgctcttccagagggaaaGGACAGGCCTGACCTACCGTGTGCCTGCGCTGCTCTGTGTGCCTCCCAGACCTACCCTGCTGGCCTTCGCAGAACAGCGACTTAGCCCCGATGACTCCCATGCCCATCGCCTGGTGCTACGGAGGGGCACGCTGACCAGGGGCTCAGTGCGG TGGGGCGCTCTGAGTGTACTGGAGACTGCCGTTCTGGAGGAGCACAGGTCTATGAACCCTTGCCCGGTGCTGGATGAGCACTCTGGTACCATCTTCCTCTTTTTCATTGCTGTACTGGGCCACACGCCAGAGGCGGTGCAAATTGCCACTGGCAAGAATGCTGCTCGCCTCTGCTGTGTGACCAGCTGTGACGCTGGCCTTACCTGGGGCAGTGTGCGGGATCTCACTGAGGAAGCCATTGGTGCAGCATTGCAGG ACTGGGCCACCTTTGCCGTGGGTCCGGGCCACGGAGTTCAGCTGCGCTCGGGTCGCCTGCTTGTTCCTGCTTACACCTATCATGTGGACCGTCGGGAGTGTTTTGGCAGGATCTGCTGGACCAGTCCCCACTCCTTGGCCTTCTACAGTGACGACCATGGAATCTCGTGGCATTGTGGAGGCCTTGTGCCCAACTTACGCTCTGGAGAGTGCCAACTGGCTGCGGTGGATGGAGACTTTCTCTACTGTAATGCCCGGAGCCCTCTGGGTAACCGTGTGCAGGCACTGAGTGCTGATGAAGGCACGTCCTTCCTCCCAGGGGAGCTGGTGCCTACATTGGCTGAGACGGCTCGTGGCTGCCAGGGTAGCATTGTGGGCTTCCCAGCTCCACCCTCCATCGGGCCTCAGGATGATCGATGGCCAGCGAGTCCTAGGAACACCCCACATTCCCCACACTTCGATCACAGAGTACAGGAGTCTTCAGGGGAAGGTGCCAGAAGTCTTGTTGAAGGTTGGGTGCCCAGGTTGCCTCTCTGCTACCCACAGTCCCGGGGCCCAGAGAATAATGGCCTAGAGATCGGGCCAGATGGAGATAAGACCTCCTGGACCCCGGAACTCCCCATGTCCTCTTCCGTGCTTCAGAGCCCCACGTGGCTGCTGTATTCCCACCCAGCAGGGCGTAGAACTCGGCTTCACATGGGAATCTACCTGAGCCGATCCCCTTTAGACCCCCACAGCTGGACAGAGCCCTGGGTGATCTATGAGGGCCCCAGTGGCTACTCTGACCTTGCCTTTCTTGGGCCTGTGCCTGGGGCATCCCTggcttttgcctgtttgtttgagAGTGGGACCAGGGCATCCTATGAAGacatttctttttgcttgttcTCACTGGCGGATGTCCTGGAGAATGTGCCCACTGGCTTAGAGACACCCAGTCTCAGGGATAAGCCTCAGGGGCATTGCTGGCCCTCTTGA